ATGAGCTCCACTCTCATCAGTAGTTAAAAAAGCTGACCCCATTTGAACACCCTGTGCCCCTAATACATGGGAAGCTGCAATCCCTCTTGCATCCATTACCCCACCAGATGCGATAACTGGAATGGTGACATGGTCACATACCTGTGGCACAAGCGCCATGGTTCCAATTCCACTTGAGTCCTCAGGCTTTGAGAATGAACCTCTGTGCCCTCCAGCCTCGTTTCCCTGCGCTACAACGGCGTCCATTCCAGCCTGTTGGACAGCAATCGCCTCTTTAACGGTTGTAGCCGTTCCAATAACTCTAATACCCTTTTGTTTTAATCGGGTGGTAACCTCATGGGGTGGAAGTCCAAATGTAAATGAACAGATTGGAACGCTTTCGCTTATGATCACGTCAATTTTACGGTCTAAATCATTCCCCTTATAAGAGACGTCGTTGGAGGTTTCCTTAAGATTAAGTTTGTTACGGAAGTATTGTAATGCCTTACTGCTAGATTCTATTTCTTTTTCACTGACCTCTGGAGGATCGATGATAAATAAATTGACACCGAAAGGACGGCTTGTTAATCTCTTAACCTTTCCAATCTGTTCCGTTAGTTGATCGGTATGTAAGTAGCCCGCACCAACCATGCCAAGCCCCCCATAATTGGAAACTTCTGAGATCAGTTCCGGCGTCGTTGGACCACCGGCCATAGGTGCCTGGATAATTGGATAGTCTATGTCTAAAAGCGCTCTTAACTCATTATTGTTCTTCACCTGAACCCCTCCGTTATACTATATAAAGCATGTATTGATAGCACACTTCTCTCCATGAGTTACAAAGAGTGATGACCTATTAATCTGGTACCAACCGGATCATTACGGTTAAAGGTATCTTTTATAAAATGAACAGTAATCAAACGACTGTAATCTTCATCATGACTCATTATATTCCATTGACCGTTTCCAAGATTAACAAGATCGTTGCCTTTATCTTCAACAACCTCAAGATTCAAAAGCTCGGCCAGTAACTTTGGATGTTCTTTCGCAAAAGGTAAGCCGATCTCTACCGTATGGATGAGGGTACTCTCTTCTTCCTCAACAACTTCTGTTCTTCTTTGTAATTCAATTCTGAACTTCCATGGAGTAGAAATAAAAGTCCTTCGTTCCCCTTCATTTATGTGAAGATTCAATTCCTCAGCCCTTTGAAGAATGTCTTTATATTCCCCTTCCTCCACTAATATTCCAATGTGGTCAAACCGATCTTTCTTCCCGTAACCAAATGTAACATTGGTTTGACCCTTTACCATTTCTATAATTCGAAATGTAACCCCGCGCTCTCTGAAGTCATCCCACTCTAGAGGAGGGTTAAATGTTTGCATCTCTCCTTGATCATTCCCCACTCTCAAACGCGTCTGAAAACCCAACTCTTTATAAAAGTTCTCCATCTCCTCTAATTGATTCATCCACCAGTGATAATGGAACAATTGCACAAGTAAGACCACCTTTCCTTCACTCTATGCCCATTTTTACAGGCTAAATTCTCGCTTGTTCTGTAAATTATTTCATAGATTGAGGTCGCTTGGAACCATTTTTTGTAATAAGAAAAAAGTTTCGTCCGAGAACTATTAATTCGTTTTCCTGAATGTAATATAGGGGAATTTGCTGCCAAACTATATGAAACCTCTTATTCATGACTTAAGTCAATGAAAGACTCCCTTACACAGAATACAATGTTGATGAAATCAAGTTCTGGGGGGATCTCATTTGAATACAGCAAATACACCTATACAGCAAAAAGCTGCCGTCATTTCTGGTATCGCATTACTTCTCATGACACTAGCTGCTATTAGTGCACAAGGATTTATTCACAGTTCATTAGTTGTAAATGAAGACGCGGCTACAACATTCAAAAACATCCAAGCGTCTCAATCCTTATTTCGCATTGAGATACTTGGATGGCTCCTCATTATATTGTTGGATATCATCGTTTCATGGGGATTTTATATTGTTTTAAAACCATTCCATCATGGATATGCTTTGTTAGCCGGCTGGCTTCGCTTACTCTATACCGCCATTCTGGCAATGGCCGTGTCGCACCTTGTTATTACCAGTAGTGCGGTTCAAAATGTTGAATCTGGCCTTCCACCTGATAATTTCGCCCAGCAAGTTATGCGTTCCATCTCATCTTTTGAAGACATATGGTCCTTTGGATTAATTATTTTTGGCGTTCACTTAATTCTTGTTGGCTTGGTCGCAATGAGTACAGAAAAGATCCCTAAAATGATTAGTATTCTAGTCGTCTTAGCAGGCTTTAGCTACTCGGGCATTCATACCATGTACACGTTCCTACCTCAGATTGAAGGTTTGACAGCACAATTGGAATGGGTTCTTATGGCGCCCATGGTCGTAGGTGAATTAGGGTTTGGGCTCTGGCTATTGGTAAAGGGAAGAAAATGGACGATGAACTAATTCATTATTCTGAGGCGACGCGTTTCTTAATCCGACTTAGGGTTTCTGGCTTTATTCCGAGGTAACTTGCTAGTTGATATTGGGGAACCCGGTTAATTAAATCTGGCCTGTTCGCTATTAAAGCATGGAAGCGTTCTTCTGGTGTTGAAGAGATAAAGGAAGAGAACTCATCCCTCAACGCACCCATATCTTCTTGCATCATCTTGCGCGTCATATCCTCTAACACGGGGTGCACGTCGTAAGAAGATTGTTCAGTCGCTAGATCACCCACAACAAGGGTACAGTCTTCCAAACAGCTAAGGGAGTACTTAGAACTTTTATCTGTAGTGTGTTGGTTAAAGATCGTTACACTTTGTTCTTCCGTGAAGAAATTGGACGTATGTTCATTCCCATCCTCATCTACAGCGTATTGCCGAACACAACCCTTTAAGACAAAGTAACATTTAGAAGGAACTTCCCCTTGATGCAAAAGGATGGTTCCTTTCTTATACGTAGTAACAGGAATGTCCACAGTCAGTTCTTTTAACTGTGATTCACTGAGGTCTGTGAAACGTTTCATATACTGAATTAGAATATCTTTCACTCTTTCACTCCCCCTTTATTAAGAAGTGTATTTATCCTTTAATTTTACCATTCAATAATAATCACCGAGCATTTAATTGATAGTGATGTTAGCCTTTTAATTGTTAAAAATTTTGTATAATAAATGGTGAAGCGATTATTGTGGGTATGACGTTTTTTTCTATACTTTGTCTTTAGTCATGACTTGAAAAAGAAGAAGGAAAGCTTTAAAAGACCAAATTTGTTAATGTTTATGGAAGTTAAATAAAATTAAAATCAAACTCTAAAAAAATAAATTACAAAAGCATTTGACCACTGGGACAAATGCTTTTTTAGTATTTAACGAGAAAGAACTGTACGCTGACATTATTAAGGAATGGACCATTGCTCCAGCCGCTAGTTCTCTTGTAAAAAGGAAGCTTGAGAATCGTCCCTGCACTTCTTCAACATTAATCTAATTCCATGGGGTAAATTATCGCTAGAACGTAACGAATTTTATGTAATACTCTTTTATAGAGGCTTTTCCTACTGCTCACAGAGTAATTTGTTAAAAAATAAA
The nucleotide sequence above comes from Pontibacillus chungwhensis. Encoded proteins:
- a CDS encoding NAD(P)H-dependent flavin oxidoreductase; protein product: MKNNNELRALLDIDYPIIQAPMAGGPTTPELISEVSNYGGLGMVGAGYLHTDQLTEQIGKVKRLTSRPFGVNLFIIDPPEVSEKEIESSSKALQYFRNKLNLKETSNDVSYKGNDLDRKIDVIISESVPICSFTFGLPPHEVTTRLKQKGIRVIGTATTVKEAIAVQQAGMDAVVAQGNEAGGHRGSFSKPEDSSGIGTMALVPQVCDHVTIPVIASGGVMDARGIAASHVLGAQGVQMGSAFLTTDESGAHSEHKAAILKANDDDTVVTKAFSGKWARGIRNEFTDYMGKESTSIAPYPIQNSLTKPIRTEAKKKENPQYMSLWAGQGLRLSQKVRVRELMDELVRGTEELIDWS
- a CDS encoding Crp/Fnr family transcriptional regulator; its protein translation is MKDILIQYMKRFTDLSESQLKELTVDIPVTTYKKGTILLHQGEVPSKCYFVLKGCVRQYAVDEDGNEHTSNFFTEEQSVTIFNQHTTDKSSKYSLSCLEDCTLVVGDLATEQSSYDVHPVLEDMTRKMMQEDMGALRDEFSSFISSTPEERFHALIANRPDLINRVPQYQLASYLGIKPETLSRIKKRVASE
- a CDS encoding DUF4386 domain-containing protein; amino-acid sequence: MNTANTPIQQKAAVISGIALLLMTLAAISAQGFIHSSLVVNEDAATTFKNIQASQSLFRIEILGWLLIILLDIIVSWGFYIVLKPFHHGYALLAGWLRLLYTAILAMAVSHLVITSSAVQNVESGLPPDNFAQQVMRSISSFEDIWSFGLIIFGVHLILVGLVAMSTEKIPKMISILVVLAGFSYSGIHTMYTFLPQIEGLTAQLEWVLMAPMVVGELGFGLWLLVKGRKWTMN